The bacterium genome has a segment encoding these proteins:
- a CDS encoding ABC transporter permease: MNRFFSLLKKELRTCFFSPIAFVVMFFFWVLTGGNFMLLLYQLANGEPLTMATQWMFGGPLVSFSLPVVVPLITMRLFAEERKLGTLEALLTTSLRVPELVIAKFLGALVFYTVLWLPIFAYAYIQSRLSPMGNLPFPDVGALQAGALGVMLVGAFYISIGLLMSSLTSNQIVAAIAGFAILFGTFLMGAYMAYTAASPSARIVGQYFSSSAHMLDFARGIVDSRTVVLYLSCTIWVLFASIRVVEFNRA; this comes from the coding sequence ATGAATCGGTTTTTTAGTTTATTGAAGAAAGAGCTTCGAACCTGCTTTTTTTCACCGATTGCATTTGTTGTGATGTTCTTTTTCTGGGTGTTGACCGGCGGAAATTTTATGCTGTTGCTTTATCAGCTGGCCAATGGGGAGCCGTTGACGATGGCAACGCAATGGATGTTTGGAGGTCCTTTGGTTAGCTTTAGTCTGCCGGTGGTAGTTCCTTTGATCACCATGCGCTTATTTGCAGAGGAGCGGAAGCTTGGCACGCTGGAAGCGTTGTTGACTACATCGCTAAGGGTTCCTGAATTGGTCATCGCAAAGTTTCTCGGGGCGTTAGTTTTTTATACCGTATTGTGGTTGCCGATCTTTGCGTATGCCTATATTCAAAGCCGATTGAGTCCAATGGGTAATTTACCCTTTCCTGATGTGGGGGCATTGCAAGCTGGAGCGCTTGGGGTAATGCTTGTGGGGGCATTCTATATCTCCATCGGACTTTTAATGTCGAGTTTAACTTCGAACCAAATTGTCGCCGCAATTGCTGGATTTGCGATTTTGTTCGGCACGTTTTTGATGGGGGCTTATATGGCTTATACGGCGGCGAGTCCTTCAGCGCGAATTGTGGGACAATATTTTTCTTCCTCAGCTCATATGCTTGATTTCGCACGAGGTATTGTGGATAGCCGGACGGTCGTCCTTTATTTAAGTTGCACGATTTGGGTTCTGTTTGCGTCCATTCGAGTGGTTGAGTTTAATCGAGCATAA